A section of the Lepidochelys kempii isolate rLepKem1 chromosome 4, rLepKem1.hap2, whole genome shotgun sequence genome encodes:
- the FABP2 gene encoding fatty acid-binding protein, intestinal, with the protein MAFDGNWKVDRSENYDKFMEQMGINIMKRKLGAHDNLKITIQQEENKFTIKESSTFRTIEIIFMLGVHFEYTLADGTELSGTWNLEGNKLVGKFNRKDNGKELKAFRELVGDELIQTYIYEGVEAKRIFKRV; encoded by the exons AGGTAGACAGAAGTGAAAACTATGACAAGTTCATGGAGCAGATGG GTATTAATATAATGAAGAGAAAGCTAGGAGCCCATGACAACTTGAAAATCACTATTCAGCAAGAGGAAAACAAATTCACTATCAAGGAATCAAGTACTTTTCGAACCATAGAAATAATATTCATGCTGGGAGTCCATTTTGAATACACCCTGGCTGATGGAACTGAGCTCAGT GGTACTTGGAATCTGGAAGGAAATAAGCTTGTGGGAAAATTCAACCGGAAAGATAATGGGAAAGAGCTCAAAGcattcagagaactggtaggaGATGAATTAATTCAG ACTTACATATATGAAGGAGTTGAAGCCAAGAGAATCTTTAAAAGGGTTTAA